Genomic DNA from Novipirellula galeiformis:
TGCCGTCAACAGCGCAACGGCGGGCTCAATCGTGTACGCTCGCAGGAATGCAACCTTGATCCCCGCCAGACAAAAATCATCACGAACGGGATCCAGAGTTCGTTTTGTCCACGCGGACAATGCGGCACTGGGATCCGCATCCCATGCACGCGCAAGCCAGAGTTGAACCTCGGAGAAATTTTGATCATTCAAGGCGGCGGCGATTTGCGACTTGCATTCAGCAAGACGCGCCCGTTTATCAAAATGATTTACTTCCATTACTTTCGCTGGTAGATCTGACGTATTGATTCAAGCACCGTAGAGGGCGCGTTTGCAAATTCTTCTGGCACCAATGCGGCGGTTTGATCCGTTTTCAGCTTTGGCCACCGCGGGCAATGCACCTGAAGTCCGTCGATTCGATTTTCAAGATGTTTGCAAACAGTCTCAGCTGCCGCTTTGGCGGCAGCGTATTCCACCATTTCCCGGGGAATGGTATCTAGGAACGCGGTCGACGGACAAAGCAAATTTTGAACCTGGAAGCCGTCACGCACCAACCCATGAATCAATTCGCTAACCCCGTAAACATAATAGCCACAAAAATCCTGGAACTTCGCTGTCGAAAACTCTCCCGTCCCTGCCGAAATCGCAGGGGTGGCAAAATAGTACACATCCAGACTGGTGGCGGGAGGTTTCAAATCGGTAAGCACCAAATCTCGGACATTCAGTTGAGTTATCGTGATCTCCCCTGGGGCCTCACAAAGTTCCTCTTTCATTCGCAACGCGTCGGATCTGCCACGTGCAAAGGTGAGAGTCACATCAGCGCCTCCTGCTGCGAGCAGTTTACACGCGACTTCGCCCAAGCCTCGCGAGCCGCCAACCACCAGCGCTGAAGAGCCGGCAAATTCCTCCGGTCCGACCAAACCGCAGGCGTCCGCGAAGGAGAGTTGCCGGGTTGGTTCGGGGCGAACAAAAGCGGTGATCTCACCGGTGCATTCAGGTGTTTTTATGCTCAGTGTGGCCATGCGGAAACGTTTGTCGGCGCGAATGACTTGATAAGCCATGGCACGCTTAGGGCAGGTTTCTGCAACGGGCGAAAACGAAAAATCGAAACGTGAGTACAAGGAATGGCGGCCAGGACATTCCATACCGACGAGCGTCGATGTCGTCACGAGATCACACAACTGATTAACGGGAATCGACTGATACGCACTTGGAAAGCGTTCTGCCAAAGAGTTGGAGTCGACTGGGTAACGCAGTTCGCCACAGGCCGTTTCGACCTCGTCAAACGTTCTGCTGCGGATCGCCACATCGGCCTTTTTCGCGACACAATTACCCGAATCAGATGGTCGATTGTCGTTCTGAAACAAAACGTCGAAAAAAGCAACTTGAGCCCCAGTCGATATGGTTACACGGAACTGAAGTGCTCCCCGTTCCGTTAATGTCCAGGTTACTTTGTCGCCGACGACTACCGGACGCAGAAACGACCCCTTTAACGATTCAAGCCGGATCCGATCCGTCTGCGAACAGAGTAGCTCAAGCCCTTGCATGACTAGGTGCATCCCATGGACTACCGGCATTCCAAAAACGGTTCTCCTGGATTCCAACGGGTCAACATGCAGCGGGTTAAAATCACCGCTGATCTTCGCAAACTCAAGACAGTCCTGAAGCTCAAAGACCTTGTGAGCGGTTTTCGTCATTGCGGAAGCGGCTCTGGAATTCATACGTTGCCCTCCCGCATTCCCAACATTCTTGCCGGAGGTGAACCCACAATACTGCCAGGCTTGACGTCCTGAGAGACCACCGCCCCCGGACCCACAATCGCTCCCTCCCCGATGTGTACTCCCTGCAGAATCACGGAACCCACACACAGAAGCACACCGTCGCCGATGGTAATGCGATCGGAGCTACAACCTTGTCCGTCGATCAATTCACCGGAAAAAGTGTTGTGTTTGTGGTCGGAAATGACCACTCCATCTCCAATCAGACAATGATCTCCGATCGACACTCCATCGCTGATCAGCAAATGGGTTCCGCGCCCAATGAAAACGTGATCGCCAACAACAATCTCCGCATCATCGCTTACGACATCAAACCAAACGTCCGGTTCCAGAACACATCGGGTGCCAAATTTGGTTGTCCACGGTCGATCGATTCGTGACTTGCATCCAAACAAACATTTTGCTCCTACAGCAGCGCCGCAGACTGCAAACCATTTGCTGCGGATTCTGGCAAACGACAATCGTTTGATTTCGGCAAACTTCCAAAGGAGACGGGAAAAGCTCATCGTGCCCGAGTGGCCCTTTTATCGTTCGATACTGATTTCAGACGTTCGGCAAAGAATTGTTCCAATTCCCGCCCGACACGTTCCCAAGTATGTTGGTCTGCGGTTTTTACCGCGGCCGATGACATTTTGCCGGCGGCCTGCAGATCGCGTTGTATCTCAACAACCCGATCGACAATCTGCTGCGGTGCGTTGAAATCGCACAAAAATCCATTCAAGCCGTGCTGTATAATATCGACCATGCCTCCCGCGGTTGTTCCAATCACGCAAAGTCCGCGCGACATCGCCTCCAAAAATATTTTGCCGAAACCGTCAAATAGTGAGGGGTAAAGAAAAACGCCGTGCCCGTCGAACTCTTTAACCAACTCTTCTTGCGTCATCCAACCGAGCAAGCGAACTCGCGGAGCGACCGGTCCGAGTAAATTTTTCACTTTGGCATGGTCGCCCGGATGACAGATCCACGTGAGCGACAGATTCTCGTCCGCGGACAGTAACTGTTTCGCAGCGGTTGCAACAGCGTGCGGACCTTTTGCGAAATGGTAACCCGCCACGTATAGCATCTTACGCAATCGGCGCGGCGTCATCTGCGGGACGTGGTTCGCACGGAATACTGCTGCGGGTGCCTGTGGGATCGTCGCGATTTGCTCCCAGGCAAGCCGATGTCGCTGGTGCAGGAACTGTGCATCCAGACTGTTGCTGACGACATAACCATCACAGACTTTCGACGCCTTGTGAATATGCTGGCCCGTTACCGACACTAGGCATTTACTCAGTTTCGACTTGATCGATGAGTGGGCGGCAAGACCCAGGATTCGAGACCACTTCGACAGCACCTCTTCCAAATGATCATCCAATCCGTGACTTCGCACGATAAATGCACCTTCAAAGCCCCGTGATCGGAGTTTCCTACCGGCGAGAAAGCTTTGTCCGAGATTTACGGTAACGATATCAAACGAGGTGCGACGACTAGCAGCCAGAATGGCTTTCGCATACGTCCCTGGCAACTCCAATGCATAGTGCAGGTTTCCATGAGCGATTCGCCTAGGCAGTTCGTCGGCCCAAATCGTCTGGACCTCATGTCCAAGGTTCCGCAATTGCCGAACCATCAGTAATTCTGTTCCGCCAGCACCCGAATTTGGATCAGGATCGACTTCAGATACCCAAAGAATTTTCATGCGTCGCGCGGAAACAACTGTCGCAGATTGTGGACCAGCAGCGCTTTCCAAGCTCTCAGGTGAAAAGCATTCGAGGCTATCGCGCGTTTGAAATACTGACCTGCAAGTATGGGATCTTTTTCTGCAAGCGCAGCTCCCACCAGCAGTAGACTGGTCGCGCGATCAAAGCTGGAAGTGGTTTCATCCTTGCGCACGCGACATTTCTCAGACAACCGTTCTGCTTCACGCAACCACTCGTGATCAGCAGCACCCTGCCGGGTGGCTCGAAAGCAGGCCTGGGCCAGTTCACTGAATTGCTTCTGCGCATCCTGGAATCGCGCGCTGATACAGTCAGTGCTGACGGTGCGCTGATAGAGAACTTCGGGCACCACCACAAAATTGCCAATTTCTGACAACCGCAGCCAAAGGTCACTGTCCTGGGCATAGTAAAAGGGAACGCGGTAACCGCCGACCCGTTCAAGTGCATCACGGCGCATGAGCACGCTTCCGTGGGCGGGCACACCGATCAGGTGATGATCCTCACCGGATGCCAGTTTAACGGTGTGGCCGAGATTCCTGTGTGTTTCGCACACGATGCCTTCCGGGGTGACATCTTCGACCCAGCAAGTAGCCAACACCGCAGACTCGTCTCTTGCTAACGCGGCAACCTGTTTTTCTAGCCGATCAGGTATCGAAATATCGTCCGCATCCTGTCTGGCAATGAATTCTCCTTGTGCCATTCCAGACGCAGTGATCAAAGCCTGAGTTAATCCTCGGTTCTCCTGATGAAGAATTTTCAGACGCTGATCCTGCTTGGCCAATTCATCGAGAATTCGCCCGGTATCATCCACTGATCCATCATTAATGACGATGCACTCCAGATCAGTGAAGGACTGTTCCAAAATTCCTATAACCGATTCACCGACTGAATGGGCGGCGTTGCGGACTCCGATGATGACTGAAACATCTGGCATTAACTCAATACAGCTATGAGAGCAGAATGATTGTGGTGATCGATTCCAGCCAATCGATCAAGTCCGGCTGGTGGCGATTCTTCGGTCCGTCGCCGGGAAAAAGATATCTCGAAATTTCAATACAGGAAACTCGATTATGTTCGCCATTACGATTCCCAGGCACAGGCTTAATAGCAATGAAAGGAACACCGTAACGTAGGTACTAACGTCGACTGTTCGTTCATGAATTCGCGGGATGATCCAACTTGCCACGACGGCGTGCCAGACATAGATGGAATAGGAATAGGTGCCGACCCAGGCAAGGCTGCTGGAAATAAAGCCAGGGTTTTTCATCTTAAGCGGGATCACTGCGAACAGAATCATGGCGCTGCCGAGGTAGTTTGTCGTAAGCCCATAGACACGTATCCAGCTATACTCTCGCGCGGAATAGATGAACGGGGGCATCACAAGCAAAATCCCTGCAGTCAGCAGGATCACGCGATATCGCGCCGAAAAATTGATGAACCAATCGTGTTGGAAGTTCCACAAATAAGCCAACAGGATTCCCATCGACAGGGCATCGCACCGCAAGTGGGTTACCGCCGGCACGTTAGTAAACGTGTTGGCAAATGCGATACGCAAGCTCAAGACTACCACACCAACGCCAACAAGGATTGGCGGCCATGACCGAAACGGATTGCCCGAACCGAATCTTGAACAGCTCCAAACCAAGATAATCACCGCAATGTAGAAGTGCTCCTCAACGGCAAGAGACCATGTGTGTCCCCACACGCTTGGCAGGTAGTTTTGCACAAACAAGGCTTCTGCAAGCAGTTTGCCGGGGCTGATATTTGAGAGGTCGTTGGCAAGCAGGACAATGCAAATCGTCGTGACGAACAGAAAGAAATAGAATGCCGGATATATTTTCAGAGCCCTTCGGATGGCAAACCGTCCTGCACGAACACGCCCGTCGCGTTTGTATTCCCGAAACAGCAAGCTGGTAACAAGGAATCCGCTCAACACAAAAAACAAGTCCACTCCAATCCACCCACCGCGTTTAAGGGCCATCATTAGCGGGTTTGCAGGTGCAGGGGTATGGCTGATTATCACCAAGATGCAGGCTATCGCTCGCAGTATGTCAAGCTGTGCAAGACGTTTCGGCTCTTGTATTTCCTCTGTCATCGATTCGCGTTGCACGTCGCGTGGCAGCCCGCGAATCGGCCGGATCCGAACTGATATAACAGGAATGATTCAACCGTCATAAGCACGTAGCAGACTTGTTCCTTGTCTGGCACGAATATATTGGCAACAGGATAATTACGATTGCAAGTCCCTCCGTCATCAATGATACGCGCGATGTCGCGATCCAATGTCATTATGTCATCCACGCTTGCTTCATCGTGTCGCTGCCGGGGCGTCGTCGCAACTTGCTGAATGACTCACAGATAGTCCCAACGATTCTCCATCCCAGTAACCGCGCCATCGTGCCCACGAGACGATATTGTGTCCCTGACCCACCAGCGCAATCCGCTTTTCTCGCCACTTCAAAGCACTCGTGCGCTAGCTTCGTCTGCCCGGAACGTCCGAGCTGACGCGCAAGCGAGAACGCCCAGCGAGAGAAGTGCTGCATCTCCGGACCACCAACCTCCACCCCGGCCTGCTTCGCACAAAAATACAGAGTCGGAATCAGTTGACCAAAGTCTCTCAACGCGTTTACGCTCAGGCCACCTCCCGTCAGCCGCTCATGGGTATGTTGCCGGTGCTGCGAAACGAATTCATTGCAGAACACCAGCTTCGTTCCGAGTGCTCCGACGCGAGCGTCGTAGTGCCAGTCCTCTCCCATCCGCATCGTTGTCCACGCTCCAACCTGATCGCAAACGCTGCGTCGATACAAAGGCGTGTGCGTATTCCACCAGCGGTCAACCAACAATTCAGGAAACAGCGATTCAAATCGAACCCCTGACTTCTTAAAGGGGGCAACCAGCACATGCCCCGTTTCATTGATCAGGCAAGTCTTCCCGTAGGAGACGCCACAGTCGGGATTGGATTGAAGTGCTTCGACCTGAGCAGTGAACTTGTTGGGCAGTAGGCGGTCGTCACTGTCTAGGTATTGGATAAACTCACCACGAGCGATTTGCCTGCCCCGCTCGCGAGCGCCGCCGGGTCCGCAATTCGCAATGCGAATGGATCGCACAATGTCCGGATTTCCCGACACGATCGATTGAATCAACTCGGGCGTGTCATCTGTCGATCCGTCATCGACAAGAATCACTTCGATGGGGCGATAGGATTGCGCGAGAACACTCTCCACCGCTGCCTCCAAAAACACCGCTCGGTTGTATACCGGAATGATCGTGGACACCAATGACGCGTGAATATTCATTCGGTTGGTCGCACGTCTGACTTCGAGACACAGAATCCCAAACTGCCTGTGCGGTAAAGTGCATCACACTTCCGGTCAATTTCCGGCCATTTCATTTTCCGCGGCGTCAGGAACGGCGTTCGCCTGTCAAAACGATGCAGCATCCCCAGCATCCACCTGACTGGACGCGAATATCGCCCCATTCGCGACAACGAACGCAGTGTATCCATCGACGACCAGAGTTGATCCACCTTCAATTCAGGCGCTGATTCGATTAGAGACAGAAAACCCCATGGTGTGACGTGAAAGAACGATTGGTGAAATGGCTCACCCAGTGAGACTGTGCCCAGATAAATGCCACCCGGTCGCAACACTCTGCAAACCTCGCTGACCGCGACAAACGGATTATACAAGTGTTCCAGCACCGCATAGGAAAGCACGCAATCAAATGATCCGTCTTTGAACGGCAGTGCATGCGCATCTGCAAGAAAGTCGGCGGCCTTATTCGAGTAGTCGACGCCAACGTATCGATGATTCAATGATTCCACTGGGGCGGCGTGATCACGCGATCCGCATCCAAGATCCAGCACATCAATGCCGCTGGCAAAACGATCCTGAACAAGCGACATCAGCTGAGAGCAGTCTCGAACCGACTTCGGCCCGGCATAGGTAATGTCAGGTGCCATCAATCTGACTGATTTTAGATGCTCTTCAGGATCGAGCCTCAGGAATTTAGGCATTGAAATGTTGGCGAACGTGCGATTCTTCGGTCGCAAATCACGACCCGTGCGATCCTCGAACTTGCAAGTTCCGCAACGTGGAAACGATTCAAACGAAACGTTGCCACCGCAGTCGGGACAACTCAGCACGTCTCGATACCAAGGGGCTTGTGTATTCAATTCGGTTGTATTCTCTCGCTGCATCAGACGTCCGGACTGCTGTCAAGTTTCTTCAGACAAACACTGGATGAGACAAACAGGCAGTCAGCCCGCCGTAAGAGGTGCGAACCATCAAACTCTCTGCGCTGATCATATATCCCGAAAACACCCATTCCCTGTGAATGCATGAATTCATTGAAATCCGCGAACGGCACATGTTTCTCGTTACCTAACGAGAATCCCAATTCCGCCAGCACGGTACTGATCGCGTTGCGTTTAAAAAGTTCCTCTGCTCCCCTGACAACCTCCAAGTCGAAACCTTCGGTGTCTATCTTCAGGTAATCAATCTTATGAATTTCGTGATTCTCGCAGAATTGACTGAGCGATTGCACGGATACTTCCTCGACTTCCAGCGGTTCTTCATTGTCAAAATTAACAAATGAATTGTTGCAGCTTCCCTGATAAATGTTGATTTTCGCAACTGAAGTGCTGGCCCCTAACGCCAACTGATGACATCGCACATTGGGGAATCGCCGAACATTCTTGGTCAATGTATCGAAGGTTGATTTGACCGGTTCAAATGCGTGGATAATGGCACGCGGATATTGCTGGGCAAGACTGCAAGCGGTCTGCCCAACATTGGCACCTACATCAAAAATTATGGACGGGGCTTCACTAATAATCCTCGTCCGATCAAATCGCAGATTGTTTCCGCGAGGAAACCAACCACGATAAATTCTGCAATCAAACCATCGCTCCATCAAACGTTTTGTATTACTCAACAGTTCCATCACAGCGGGTGCTCCCCGGAAACGGCGTTTAGGAAGGGCTGTAGCGCGTCCAGATCGACATGCAAATCACGAAAGAGTGGTTTGCCTTCAGCTGGTTTGCCCACAAAGTGCCAGTAGTCGTGCCCGAGAATACTGGCGACCGCGTAAAAGTGAGGATTGGGTGACCCGGAATCACGTATTTCTGCGACGCGTGTGCCTGGCGCGCAAAAGAGCAGGTTGGCAAAACCCGCACCGTGCAACCCAATGACCGCTTGCGCACTTGCCATGACTTCCATCTGTTCGACAAATGAAAGTTTCTCAAGAAAAACACGTTCAAAACCATACGGCTGAATTTTATTCCAAAATTCAGTTTCATTACTCATTCGACGGTTCGCGCACTCTTCCCTACAAATGTAGATGCGTCTGTCTTTCCGACCCGGAGGCAACCCAGAAGTGAGTCTTTGGCGGATTTCGCCGAGCACGCGACTGTTAAACATGCTATAGCGGAAAACATTGAGCCGCCTGACCTCGATCACTTCGTCCGCTGATTCCAGGAATAACGGGTCACGCACGCCAAGCATCTGCAGAGCATCCCGACGGGGCTGATCCAGAAGGTCCGCCGCCGGCAGCAGGATCGGTACATCTGGTAAGTGCGTTTGCGCCAGGTGAATCCTTGGTAAATGAAAGAACAGCCACAGAAAATAATTTCGCGTGGAGTGGGTGCCAACCCAACAGGCTGAATCAATCTGCCGGACTGTCGGCCGGCCACGAAGTAATCGCGCATGATCCGGTGAGAATTGACAGCCGTCAACGACCACTTCGCGGTCATCGTTAGTGATGACCGCGTAGAAGTCGTTTTGCCACGGGCTGCGTACCCGCAGCAACCGGCAGTCCCGTAACTCGGCGGCCACCGGGCCCAGTTGAAGCAGTTCGGGCACGTCGTAGAACGAGAACGCATACTTACCCCGCGAATCCTCCAACTCCGTGCGGCTATGAATATTCTGCGGAAGTCGAAAGTCTCCTGGCTCGTCGTCCATCAACCTGCACCAGGTTGTTCCCTGTTCGGTGCAGTAGTCTTCGCTCGCTGTTTGTTGTAGACACGGGTAACCGAGATACCGCGGCGGAACATTCAGGTTTCTTATCAACCGGTTCCGTACGCGATCAAGTAACGATGGATTCATGATGATTGAACCTGATCCAATCTCCGGTCGTTTCCGTTTGACTGGATTCGCGTGAAAAAATGGTTGCAACCGACGGTCGTGACCCGCTCATAGTTCCTTGCAGCCAGGTATTGGCCAACAAGATCCCTTTCCCGGTCATAGGTGCACTCGGTTACCAGTACCGTCGGCCGAAAACGCTCAAGGTCCAGCCCGTCCAGTACTTCCATTTCATGCCCCTCGACATCAATTGTCATGAAATCGATTGGGCCAGTGACATCTTTGAGAATCTCGTTCAAGCTCCGGTGCGGGACGGTAACCGACTCGATGCTGGCGTTCAGTCGTTTGCACTTTTCGAGATGAACAGGATCGGCCTCGGTGAACGACATCATTCCGGACCAGTCGGCATCGGAGCGAACCTTGTTGAAGGTGATTGTGCCGCTGGCGTCGCGACCGCCGACGGCTGCCTGTACCACGTCGCTTTCAGGTCGATTCATACGGCAACGGTCCGCCATTTCCGGATCGGGTTCGACCAGAATGCACTTCCAACCCAGTGCTTCGAAGGCGTAGGTGTTGCTGCAGGATTTTCCGTCGAAGGCGCCGACCTCCACACACGTTCCATCCGATTTTCGCTCAAAGTAGTTCCACAGAAAGACGTCTTCGCCATGCTGGGATTGAAAGCTGATTGTCTTGTTGTGGATATGCGATGCCAGATCTGAGTACACCTGATTACTGGCCTCGTTTTGTGCAATCCTCGCAGCCCGTATTTGCTGCTGGAGATTTTCGAGACGGCTCCAAAGTCCACGAATTGCCCTGCGTGTCCTAAATGCGACTAACAGGATGCAAACGAGACTCGCAACAAACATAGCGACAGTGGCTGTCATCATCTTCGAACCGCCTTAATCATTGAATTCGGGTTCACTACTTGCGGTCTCTTGGAGACCTGCTTACGCGGCGCATGCGATGTCGAACGTCTTGAGCGATCCGAAACAAAGTTGGCGAGGCGTGCCTGTTCAAACAGCCGTAATGGTCCAAAATCTCAGCCGCAATTCGTTCGTAAAGTTGCGGTCGCGTTGCCCACTTCTGTGAGATTGCGCGATCGCGATTCTGTAAAACGAACGGGCGCATCTGCTCGTACCGTTGCCAGGAAAGGCTGTCCAGGATTGACTCCAACTCATCCACGGATTGGAATGAGATTAGGCCGCGTTCGTCAAAATATCGATGAATCCCGTCGCAGCCGTAGTAAATCGGAACGGTTTCTGTCAGCAGGCAATCGATGATTTTTTCGGAAAAATAGGCATCACGGCTGCAATTCTCCATGGCGATTGAGAATGCATAGTCGGCCAGGCCATCCATTTTACTGTCGATCCACTTAACACCTTTACCAAAGCGGTCCACTCCGGAACGGTTGGCAAGGCGTGCGATCACCTCGTTCCTCAATACATGCCCGGCGACTGGGTTTTGATGGTGGGCACCGATCATTGATACTAAGCGGATCTTATTGTAGTCGCGACGCTCAAGTGAGTCGTCACCCAGCCAGTTGGTTCCGAAAACGAGTTCGCGATACGGGAATCCGCGTTCCAGCAATCGCGCATCGTGCGTCAGCACTATCGCGAACCGATTGCACAGATTGACGTCTTCAAAAAAAGGAACGCTGGTGTTGGGTTCGCTTAGGACCGCAATCCGAAGCCTCTTGGGGTAGCGAAGATAACTGCGGCCGGTGGTCGCAAAATAGTCCAAAAACAAGCCCAAGTGATAACGCATCGCTTCGGACTTGCCATCTTCGAACCGGAACCGCAATTGCGTCTGCTCACAAGTCACATCAAGGGACTTTGCGGTACGATGCCCGTAACAATCAATATTCAAAACCGACCGTTTCATCCGTTGTGCCTGAGAATGTCTGGCAGAGATTGTTTCAAACTAGACAAGCGGGTCAATCCTGCCAGATGACACTAGGGGCAAGCTCACCGAAAGGACGTGCCGCCAACTGCTTGATGCGGCTTGTTGCGGGTTTCGCCATGATTTGATCCCGGTGCTCGGCGTTGCGATCACCCGAGCGATTGGGGGCTTCGGGATGCCATAAATGGAACACCGGCAGAAACGCGCCTTCGCTGTGTTCCAGCTGCCGTGCACGATCGAGAAACTCGTTGTCTTCGCCGCCCCAGCCATAAAAAGCTTCGTCGTGACCGCCAATTTCCATATAAGCTTTACGGGTCACAGCCATCGGGGTGGGGTTGTTCTGAACGACTTGTTCCAGTTGGGTCACCGACTGAAATGAACGCTGATTCTGTACGCGCTCAGAAGCGGCCTGGTCCAGATAAAATATGTAACGGGGCAACCGCGACGACTGAAGCTTTCCGTTGACTCGTTTGGCGACCTCTCTGCCAAAATGCGTCGGGACGACATAGTCACCGTCGTGTAGGACAACAACGCGACCTTTGGCACGCCGTGCTCCAAAATTCAACGCCCAGGAACGGTTGTACGGCATTTCCCGGCACGTGGTAGGCGTGTGATAGTAGCGAGCCCCATCAGGTACGTGCTCTGCGAACTCCTGCTGCCAACTTTGTTCGACAATGATCACCTCCGTCTCACAGTCCGATTGGCCCAGCAACGATGCCACCGTTGCCTGAAACTGAGGAAGGCGTCCGGTACCCCGGACACCTACCACGAATGAAACCTCCGGACGGTCTGAACAGGCGTTGGGCCGGGTGTCAAACGCCACCGGCCACTGTTGCAAACAATGCTGCAGGATTTGGCCGCCGACATGCGGTAAAAAACGGGCAACCGTCAGCGGTGAACTATCCCGCCAGTGACAAATGCGGCCGTCTGTCTCAGGGGTTGTTGTAATTTTCTCATGGCGATTGTGTAGGTCTTTCCAGTTCCATCCGAAAGCAGATGCCACGCCCGGGAACTTGAGTATCAGTTCGGTGCGCCAGCGCTCATGCAGCCAGCAACCAAGGTATTCCTTAAAAGTCAATGAATGAGGGGCCATGATCAGTGTGGAGGTGGTATAGGGCGATTCTAAACGCGTTTGAGCAGCACGTCAGCCTGCAGGGGCTGACCGTCCGGGGCAAAACAGAAACCATCCATCACCTGCGGGACGAAACCAAAATGCGTCGCGTAATTGACGATTTCATGCCAGAGAGGCGCACCCGCGTAGAGCGGAGTGAATTGAACCTCGGAGATGATGTACTCAATATCTCGGAGTCGATCACCACAACCTTTTAATGCTTCCAGCTCAAATCCCTGAACATCCAACTTGAGAAGTTTCACTGCTTCGATGGAATTCTCCGTCAGGTAAGTGTCGAGCCTCGTAACCGGCACCGCTTCCCTCCGGACTT
This window encodes:
- a CDS encoding glycosyltransferase family 61 protein, whose protein sequence is MNPSLLDRVRNRLIRNLNVPPRYLGYPCLQQTASEDYCTEQGTTWCRLMDDEPGDFRLPQNIHSRTELEDSRGKYAFSFYDVPELLQLGPVAAELRDCRLLRVRSPWQNDFYAVITNDDREVVVDGCQFSPDHARLLRGRPTVRQIDSACWVGTHSTRNYFLWLFFHLPRIHLAQTHLPDVPILLPAADLLDQPRRDALQMLGVRDPLFLESADEVIEVRRLNVFRYSMFNSRVLGEIRQRLTSGLPPGRKDRRIYICREECANRRMSNETEFWNKIQPYGFERVFLEKLSFVEQMEVMASAQAVIGLHGAGFANLLFCAPGTRVAEIRDSGSPNPHFYAVASILGHDYWHFVGKPAEGKPLFRDLHVDLDALQPFLNAVSGEHPL
- a CDS encoding FkbM family methyltransferase produces the protein MYSDLASHIHNKTISFQSQHGEDVFLWNYFERKSDGTCVEVGAFDGKSCSNTYAFEALGWKCILVEPDPEMADRCRMNRPESDVVQAAVGGRDASGTITFNKVRSDADWSGMMSFTEADPVHLEKCKRLNASIESVTVPHRSLNEILKDVTGPIDFMTIDVEGHEMEVLDGLDLERFRPTVLVTECTYDRERDLVGQYLAARNYERVTTVGCNHFFTRIQSNGNDRRLDQVQSS
- a CDS encoding glycosyltransferase family 10 domain-containing protein, with amino-acid sequence MFLDYFATTGRSYLRYPKRLRIAVLSEPNTSVPFFEDVNLCNRFAIVLTHDARLLERGFPYRELVFGTNWLGDDSLERRDYNKIRLVSMIGAHHQNPVAGHVLRNEVIARLANRSGVDRFGKGVKWIDSKMDGLADYAFSIAMENCSRDAYFSEKIIDCLLTETVPIYYGCDGIHRYFDERGLISFQSVDELESILDSLSWQRYEQMRPFVLQNRDRAISQKWATRPQLYERIAAEILDHYGCLNRHASPTLFRIAQDVRHRMRRVSRSPRDRK
- a CDS encoding galactosyltransferase-related protein, with translation MTFKEYLGCWLHERWRTELILKFPGVASAFGWNWKDLHNRHEKITTTPETDGRICHWRDSSPLTVARFLPHVGGQILQHCLQQWPVAFDTRPNACSDRPEVSFVVGVRGTGRLPQFQATVASLLGQSDCETEVIIVEQSWQQEFAEHVPDGARYYHTPTTCREMPYNRSWALNFGARRAKGRVVVLHDGDYVVPTHFGREVAKRVNGKLQSSRLPRYIFYLDQAASERVQNQRSFQSVTQLEQVVQNNPTPMAVTRKAYMEIGGHDEAFYGWGGEDNEFLDRARQLEHSEGAFLPVFHLWHPEAPNRSGDRNAEHRDQIMAKPATSRIKQLAARPFGELAPSVIWQD